The Populus alba chromosome 6, ASM523922v2, whole genome shotgun sequence genome contains a region encoding:
- the LOC118027532 gene encoding LOW QUALITY PROTEIN: replication protein A 32 kDa subunit A (The sequence of the model RefSeq protein was modified relative to this genomic sequence to represent the inferred CDS: inserted 2 bases in 1 codon), producing MFSSSQFDATSAFSGGGFMPSQSTQLTDSTPSPAKSRNSLGVVPVTVKQISQASQSGDEKSSFVINGVDVTNVTVVGLVFNKAEKSTDVSFVIDDGTGRIGCRRWVTENFDKLEMEAVQDEMYVRVIGHLRVFQDVKQLVAFSVRPVTNFDEITFHFIDCIHSHLQNSKLQGGASTQPHMVESSMNTPVRNGQTFTSNLMSKQFDVDGLKDCDQLVLDRLQQSSSIGQEKGMHMDVLCQQLKLPMEKIKESIRSLEDEGLIYSTIDXSFTTKQPDEVHSIF from the exons atgttttcaagcAGCCAATTCGACGCCACCTCCGCCTTCTCCGGCGGCGGATTCATGCCTTCTCAATCCACTCAGCTCACCGATTCCACACCTTCTCCCGCTAAA AGTCGCAATTCGTTGGGTGTGGTTCCAGTTACGGTGAAGCAGATAAGCCAAGCTTCTCAATCTGGTGATGAGAAGTCAAGTTTTGTGATCAACGGTGTGGATGTTACCAAT GTTACGGTTGTTGGACTGGTGTTTAATAAAGCTGAAAAGTCGACTGATGTTAGTTTTGTCATAGATGATGGAACAGGCCGTATTGGTTGTAGAAGATG GGTGACCGAGAATTTTGACAAATTGGAAATGGAGGCAGTACA AGATGAAATGTATGTTCGAGTTATTGGACACCTGAGAGTTTTTCAAGATGTCAAGCAGTTGGTTGCTTTCTCTGTCAG GCCGGTGACAAACTTCGATGAgattacttttcattttatagATTGCATACATTCCCATTTGCAGAATTCCAAATTGCAG GGTGGAGCTTCAACTCAGCCTCATATGGTAGAATCATCAATGAACACTCCTGTGCGGAATGGTCAGACATTCACATCAAACCTG ATGTCCAAGCAATTTGATGTTGATGGGCTAAAGGATTGTGATCAATTGGTCCTTGATCGTCTGCAACAGTCTTCAAGCAT TGGACAGGAAAAAGGGATGCACATGGATGTACTTTGCCAACAGCTGAAACTTCCCATGGAGAAGATCAA GGAATCTATTAGATCACTTGAAGATGAAGGTTTAATATACTCTACAATTGA GAGTTTCACTACAAAGCAACCTGATGAAGTTCACAGTATTTTTTGA